In Labrys monachus, the genomic stretch CTTCTCAACGCCTCCGTCGATTTCATCCTCCATTTGACGGAAGGCCGGCTCGAGCTCTATCGCGGCGGCTATGACGAGTTCGAGAGGCAGCGCCGCGAGAAGCAAGCCCTGTCGCTCAAGCTGCGCAAGAAGCAGGAGGACCAGCGCCGCCACATCCAGTCCTTCATCGACCGCTTCAAATCCAAGGCGTCGAAGGCGACGCAGGCCCAGTCCCGCATCAAGATGCTGGCCCGCATGGAGCCTGTGGCCGCCCTGGTGGACGACGAGATCAAGCCCTTCGATTTCCCGCCGCCGCTCAAGCCGCTTTCGCCGCCCATCATCGCGATGGAAGGGGTCAGCATCGGCTATGGCGAGCGCACGGTGCTCTCCCGCCTCGATCTGTCGGTCGACAATGAGGACCGCATCGGCCTGCTCGGCTCCAACGGCAACGGCAAGTCGACCTTCGCCAAGCTCCTGGCGGGGCGGCTCGAAGCGATGAGCGGCAGGGCCCGGCGCTCATCCGCCCTCAAGGTCGCCTATTTCGCCCAGCACCAGCTCGACGAGCTCAACCCGCGCGCCACGGCCCGCGACCATGTCGCCGAGCTGATGAAGGGGGCGACCGAGGCGCAGATCCGCGCCCGCACGGCGCAGATCGGCTTTGCCGCCGACAAGGCCGACACCCCGGTGGACAACCTCTCCGGCGGCGAGAAGGCGCGCCTGCTGATGGGCCTGGCGACCTTCGGCGGCCCGCACCTGCTCATCCTCGACGAGCCGACCAACCATCTCGACATCGACAGCCGCCAGGCCCTGGTGCAGGCCCTCAACGACTATCCCGGCGCCGTCATCCTCATCAGCCACGACCGCTATCTGCTGGAGGCCTGCGTCGACCGCCTGTGGCTGGTCGCCAACGGCACGGTGAAGCCGTTCGAGGGCGACATGGAGGATTACCGCAGGCTGGTGCTGGCCAAGCCCGCCGCCGAGAAGTCCGAGCGCGGTGGCGAACCGACCCAGCGCCAGAACAATGCCGCCAAGCGGGCGCAGACCGCTTCGAGCCGCGAGAGGATCCGTCAGATCGAGGCGGCGATGGACAAGCTCCAGGCCATCATCGCCAATCTCGACGAGAAGCTCTCCCGGCCGGGCCTCTTCGAGCGCTCGCCCGACAAGGCCGCCGACATGGCAAAGGCGCGCGCCACCGCCGGCGAGCGGCTCGCTTTGGCCGAGGAAGCCTGGCTCGAAGCCAGCGCGGCGCTGGAAGAAGCCGGGGCGTAGCCGGCAGAGGCAAGCCTGCCTCGCAAGCGGGACCATCCCGGTCGACGGCTCGACCGGAGCGGCAGCCTGATCGATGCGCGGAGCGGGTATCCGATCGGAGAGGCCGTTCTCCCCTGCAGGCTGCGAAAGCCCGTGTTCCGCCCGCTCATGCGCCGCGGGCGATCCGAGGGATCGTCGATGAGGCGGCCAGGTCTCGGCCGTTGAGATCTCGGCCGTTGAGGTCTTGGCGGCTGAACTCTCGACAAGCACTATTCCGGCCGTCTTGCCAAGTGCGACAATACAGCGATACTGCCGTCTGCGCCTGTCAGGACTTGGGGGAGATCACTGAAATGCAGGTCGTAGATGTCGTTCCCTTGCTTGCATTCGCCGGCCTCGTCGCGATGATCGCGGTCCGAACCGCGATGTTCCGCCGCCGGGGTATACGTTCGGTGGCCGACATGCATGAAGCTCCGCGGCGGGAGATTGCGCTCAAACAGGCCAGCATGGCGGTGTTCTGGCTCTTCGGCCTGTTCGCCTTGCTGTATGCTTGGGGAACCCCAATCACCGACTGGGTTCCCGGCCTGCTGGCCTACCAGATTCAGGATAGCTCAATCCTTCGGGTCATCGGCGCTGTTCTTTGCCTTGCCGGCGTGGCGATGTATCCGTTTGCGCAGTTCAACATGGGTGATTTCTGGCGAGTCGGCATCGACCGCGAGGTCGGCCGCGCCGATGCCGCGGGCGAACAGAAAGGCCTCGTCATGAACGGCCTTTTCGCCGTGTCGCGCAATCCGATCTACATCATGCTGGACGCCATTTTCGTCGGCGCATTTCTCGTGCACGGGCGACTAATCTTCCTGGTGATCGCTTTGGCGTATATCGCGATAACCCATTGCGAGATCTTGAACGAAGAGCGCTTTCTCAACGAGCGCTTCGGAGATGAATACGTCGCCTACAAGAACCGCGTCAGCCGTTATTTGTTCGGATTTTGAAATAAACCGAGGCTTTTCGAAACAGTCTTCTCAAATCGAGAGGCTTCATCGCGGCATTGACGCTTTGCAACGCCGTTGTGAAATTTTCCCGCGCCCCCCATGTCGGCCAAGGTCATACCTGCTCTCCTCCCCCTTGGGTGATGTGCAGCCAGTCCCAGTCAGGGCTTCTCCGAACGCCGCCGAGATCGGCGGGGTGA encodes the following:
- a CDS encoding methyltransferase family protein; translated protein: MQVVDVVPLLAFAGLVAMIAVRTAMFRRRGIRSVADMHEAPRREIALKQASMAVFWLFGLFALLYAWGTPITDWVPGLLAYQIQDSSILRVIGAVLCLAGVAMYPFAQFNMGDFWRVGIDREVGRADAAGEQKGLVMNGLFAVSRNPIYIMLDAIFVGAFLVHGRLIFLVIALAYIAITHCEILNEERFLNERFGDEYVAYKNRVSRYLFGF
- a CDS encoding ABC-F family ATP-binding cassette domain-containing protein, with the protein product MLHVNGLTYRIGPRVLFDNATVALPPDARVGFLGRNGTGKTTLFRMVMGELSPDLGSVSVPRGMRIGRVAQEAPGGPESLIDVVLAADEERTALLAEAETATDPHRIAEIQTRLADKGSHAAPARAATILAGLGFDHAAQSRSCSEFSGGWRMRVALAALLFTEPDLLLLDEPTNYLDLEGTLWLQDYLASYPHTVVVISHDRDLLNASVDFILHLTEGRLELYRGGYDEFERQRREKQALSLKLRKKQEDQRRHIQSFIDRFKSKASKATQAQSRIKMLARMEPVAALVDDEIKPFDFPPPLKPLSPPIIAMEGVSIGYGERTVLSRLDLSVDNEDRIGLLGSNGNGKSTFAKLLAGRLEAMSGRARRSSALKVAYFAQHQLDELNPRATARDHVAELMKGATEAQIRARTAQIGFAADKADTPVDNLSGGEKARLLMGLATFGGPHLLILDEPTNHLDIDSRQALVQALNDYPGAVILISHDRYLLEACVDRLWLVANGTVKPFEGDMEDYRRLVLAKPAAEKSERGGEPTQRQNNAAKRAQTASSRERIRQIEAAMDKLQAIIANLDEKLSRPGLFERSPDKAADMAKARATAGERLALAEEAWLEASAALEEAGA